The following proteins are encoded in a genomic region of Nitrospinota bacterium:
- the pssA gene encoding CDP-diacylglycerol--serine O-phosphatidyltransferase — protein sequence MKTGVKILPSLFTTGNIFCGFYAIIAAINVDYYKSAVAILIAIVFDGLDGRIARMTKATSDFGIEYDSLADIISFGLAPGLLLYLWVLRPFGRIGWLAVFLFIICGALRLARFNVQLSEEKSYKFIGLPIPASAGVVASYVILSYDSILFSKINPVVIAMFVYLLSFLMVSNIKYRSFKYFELRKRRSFGILIFTILFIYIIVTIPEVMIFFIFFLYVLSGPLESVLASRKSESMVEVKDKTRNH from the coding sequence ATGAAAACCGGGGTAAAAATATTACCAAGCCTCTTTACAACTGGAAATATATTTTGTGGGTTTTATGCGATTATTGCTGCAATTAATGTTGATTATTATAAATCCGCTGTTGCAATTTTGATTGCTATAGTTTTTGACGGTTTGGATGGAAGAATCGCTAGGATGACAAAGGCCACAAGCGACTTTGGTATAGAATATGATTCTTTAGCAGATATTATTTCTTTTGGCTTGGCACCAGGGTTACTGCTCTATTTGTGGGTATTAAGACCCTTTGGAAGGATTGGATGGTTAGCAGTATTCTTATTTATAATCTGTGGGGCTTTGAGGCTGGCAAGGTTTAATGTGCAACTATCCGAAGAAAAAAGTTATAAGTTTATTGGCCTTCCTATCCCTGCTTCAGCTGGAGTGGTCGCATCTTATGTGATTCTAAGCTATGATTCTATCTTGTTTAGCAAGATTAATCCAGTAGTGATAGCGATGTTTGTTTATCTTCTTTCATTTTTGATGGTAAGTAATATAAAATACAGAAGCTTTAAGTATTTTGAGCTGAGAAAGAGAAGGTCATTTGGGATTTTAATATTCACTATCTTATTTATCTATATTATAGTGACCATCCCTGAGGTCATGATCTTTTTCATATTCTTTTTATATGTTTTATCGGGTCCTCTGGAGAGTGTTTTAGCCTCCAGAAAATCTGAGTCGATGGTTGAAGTAAAAGATAAAACCAGAAATCATTAG
- a CDS encoding phosphatidylserine decarboxylase family protein, with the protein MKERDFPIIKEGFYLALIIFSLSIFLYLLGLIFISITLFFLALFVLFFFRNPRRIIPDGKGTILSPADGKIVDIKKIREEMYLKREMISISIFLSIFNVHINRAPYLGVVKKMEYSKGSFFPAFREKASFLNEHNSILISYRDLTILVRQIAGVIARRVVCWVKEGDYLDRGQRLGFIRFGSRVDILLPLDTEVMVRLGDRVRGGETIIGRLNLEEF; encoded by the coding sequence ATGAAGGAAAGGGATTTTCCCATAATTAAAGAGGGTTTTTATTTAGCCCTAATTATTTTTTCCCTATCAATTTTTCTATATCTATTGGGGCTTATTTTCATTTCAATAACACTCTTTTTCTTGGCCCTTTTTGTCCTCTTCTTTTTTAGAAACCCTAGGAGGATAATTCCTGATGGAAAAGGAACAATCCTCTCCCCGGCAGATGGAAAGATTGTAGATATAAAAAAGATTAGAGAAGAGATGTATTTGAAGAGAGAAATGATATCTATAAGTATATTTCTTTCGATATTTAATGTCCATATCAATAGAGCTCCTTATTTAGGGGTTGTTAAAAAGATGGAATATTCGAAGGGAAGTTTTTTCCCTGCCTTTCGAGAAAAGGCTTCTTTTCTAAACGAACATAACTCTATTTTGATCAGCTACAGAGATCTGACTATTTTAGTTCGACAGATAGCAGGGGTAATTGCGAGGAGGGTCGTATGCTGGGTCAAAGAAGGAGACTATCTTGATAGAGGCCAGCGATTAGGATTTATAAGATTTGGTTCTCGTGTAGATATTTTGTTACCTTTAGATACAGAGGTTATGGTAAGGTTAGGTGATAGAGTTAGAGGCGGGGAAACTATCATTGGTAGATTAAATTTAGAGGAGTTTTAA
- the ilvN gene encoding acetolactate synthase small subunit, giving the protein MKNKNREKNTDEKCYTIGVLVENRFGVLSRIAGLFSGRGYNIDSLSVAETLDPTVSRMTIVTKGNEHIIEQIMKQLNKLIDVIRVIDLSEEKYVDRELVLIKVNAKSSVRAELLRITDIFRGNIVDVNSDTYTIEVTGDEDKIQAIIDLMKPMGIKEIVKTGKIAISRGSKVLNTP; this is encoded by the coding sequence ATGAAAAATAAGAATCGTGAAAAGAATACTGATGAAAAATGTTATACGATTGGGGTTTTAGTCGAAAACAGGTTTGGTGTATTGTCACGTATTGCAGGACTATTTAGCGGTAGAGGATATAATATTGACAGCCTTTCTGTAGCCGAAACCCTTGATCCTACAGTATCAAGGATGACTATCGTTACAAAAGGAAATGAACATATCATAGAACAGATAATGAAGCAACTTAATAAGTTGATTGATGTTATTAGAGTTATTGATCTGAGTGAGGAAAAGTATGTTGATAGGGAGTTGGTATTAATTAAGGTGAATGCCAAATCCTCAGTGAGGGCAGAGCTTTTAAGGATTACTGATATTTTTCGCGGAAACATTGTTGATGTCAACTCAGACACGTATACCATAGAGGTTACTGGGGACGAAGATAAGATTCAGGCAATAATCGATTTAATGAAACCAATGGGGATAAAAGAGATTGTGAAAACTGGAAAGATAGCGATTTCCAGAGGGAGTAAGGTTTTGAATACTCCTTAG